One window of the Acinetobacter equi genome contains the following:
- the rnk gene encoding nucleoside diphosphate kinase regulator, protein MTKPNIIVSEQDLNRLETMLEHQKVLTDTMKHLEDELARADVVGAKDVPSNVVTMNAKVEITIAPSTESTEVTLVYPHDFTGDKGQVNILAPVGAAILGLAEGQDIEWPQPDGHIMKVRIEKVIYQPEREGNYL, encoded by the coding sequence ATGACTAAACCAAATATTATTGTTTCAGAACAAGACTTGAATCGTTTAGAGACAATGCTTGAACATCAAAAGGTATTAACAGATACCATGAAGCACCTAGAAGATGAGTTGGCACGTGCGGATGTTGTTGGAGCAAAAGATGTTCCATCGAATGTTGTGACGATGAATGCAAAAGTTGAAATTACCATTGCACCATCAACTGAATCTACTGAGGTGACATTGGTTTATCCTCATGATTTTACAGGTGATAAAGGACAGGTCAATATTTTAGCTCCAGTTGGTGCTGCAATTCTAGGGTTGGCAGAGGGTCAAGATATTGAATGGCCACAACCAGATGGTCATATCATGAAGGTTCGCATTGAAAAAGTAATTTATCAGCCAGAGCGTGAGGGAAATTACTTATAA
- a CDS encoding toxic anion resistance protein, with translation MVNTEKYDIVATEFSVEQSKEKFNQLNLKEIGLNEHDFEKVMAARKDLQDLNYHAIAEYGKNIAQQTATYTDELLGLVQNKDLEETGQKLNEVVQVAQQLNTSSILNQKKNSSFLGKIMNKIKGAKNNFDMAFNTTKEQLDVLVKEIETSQSGLKARVETLDKMFIGVENEYKELGIYIAAGKIKQQEIQAEISQLTALEQDQTIVQKIYDLNHLANNLEKRVSDFQILQHSAMQSLPMIRIIQSNNLMLVDKFYAIKNITIPAWKNQISLAISLNEQKNSVQLANNIDDATNEILRRNADLLHQNSVDTARANQRSVIDIETLEHVQNTLINTVNDVIQIQKEGMQKRFEATERLKTLQNNLNQLIIESNVKKS, from the coding sequence ATGGTTAATACTGAAAAGTACGATATTGTGGCAACTGAATTTTCAGTTGAACAAAGTAAAGAAAAATTTAATCAACTCAATTTAAAAGAAATTGGGCTAAATGAACATGATTTTGAAAAAGTTATGGCTGCTCGTAAAGATTTACAGGATTTAAATTATCATGCAATTGCAGAGTATGGAAAAAACATTGCTCAACAAACGGCAACATATACTGATGAATTGTTAGGGCTTGTTCAAAATAAAGATTTAGAAGAAACAGGACAAAAACTGAATGAAGTGGTACAAGTTGCGCAACAGTTAAATACGTCAAGTATTTTAAATCAGAAAAAAAATTCGAGCTTTTTAGGTAAAATAATGAATAAAATCAAAGGTGCTAAAAACAACTTTGATATGGCATTTAATACAACAAAAGAACAATTAGATGTTCTAGTGAAAGAAATTGAAACCTCTCAGTCGGGATTAAAAGCTCGAGTAGAAACATTAGATAAAATGTTTATTGGGGTGGAAAATGAATATAAAGAGCTTGGTATTTATATTGCAGCAGGGAAAATTAAGCAGCAAGAGATTCAAGCTGAAATTAGTCAACTGACAGCACTAGAACAAGACCAAACAATTGTTCAAAAAATTTATGATTTAAATCATTTGGCAAATAATTTGGAAAAAAGAGTAAGTGATTTTCAAATTTTACAGCATTCAGCAATGCAATCATTACCAATGATTCGTATTATTCAATCAAATAATTTAATGCTGGTAGATAAGTTTTATGCCATTAAAAATATTACTATTCCAGCATGGAAAAACCAAATTAGTTTAGCTATCTCGTTAAATGAGCAGAAAAATAGCGTGCAACTTGCGAATAATATCGATGATGCAACCAATGAAATTTTACGTCGAAATGCAGATTTACTACACCAAAACTCTGTAGATACAGCACGTGCGAATCAGCGTTCAGTGATTGATATTGAAACTTTAGAGCATGTACAAAATACGTTAATCAATACAGTAAATGATGTGATTCAAATTCAAAAAGAAGGTATGCAAAAGCGTTTTGAGGCAACAGAACGTCTAAAAACTTTACAGAATAATTTGAATCAATTAATCATTGAGTCAAATGTTAAAAAATCTTAA
- the ahpF gene encoding alkyl hydroperoxide reductase subunit F has protein sequence MLDQNTSAQLKALLERLEGPIELVATLDASDKSTKIKELVEEIAALSNLVTARFDGKNKRAPSFGVAKAGEEPRVFFAGLPMGHEFTSLILALLQTSGYAPKVSDEVLASIKGLGIKSDFDVFVSLSCHNCPDVVQALNLIAIYNPGTTATMIDGAFFQDEVEERKIMAVPMVFQDNEHIGQGRMTLEEIVAKLDTNSAAKDAEKLNAKEAFDVLVIGGGPAGNTSAIYAARKGIRTGIVAERMGGQVMDTMDIENFTSVQKTQGPKFAAEMEAHVREYGVDIMNLQRVSDIKGADQTANGLVEVTLENGAKLESKTVILSTGARWREMNVPGEQEYRTRGVAYCPHCDGPLFKGKRVAVIGGGNSGVEAAIDLAGIVEHVTLVEFDTKLRADQVLQDKLNSLPNTTVIKNALSTEVVGDGSQVTALKYKDRATDEIKSIELAGIFVQIGLLPNTDFLKETAVELSNRGEIVINERNETNVKGVFAAGDCTTVPYKQIIIATGEGAKASLSAFDYIIRSGQ, from the coding sequence ATGTTAGATCAAAATACTTCAGCTCAATTAAAAGCTCTTTTAGAACGCCTTGAAGGTCCTATCGAATTAGTTGCAACTTTAGATGCATCAGACAAATCTACAAAAATTAAAGAACTTGTAGAAGAAATTGCTGCACTTTCAAATTTAGTAACTGCTCGTTTTGATGGTAAAAATAAACGTGCACCAAGCTTTGGTGTTGCAAAAGCAGGTGAAGAACCACGTGTATTCTTTGCAGGCTTACCAATGGGGCATGAATTTACATCTTTGATCTTAGCATTGTTACAAACTTCTGGTTATGCACCTAAAGTATCTGATGAAGTATTAGCTTCTATCAAAGGCTTAGGCATTAAATCTGATTTTGATGTATTTGTATCTTTAAGCTGCCATAACTGTCCAGATGTTGTACAAGCATTAAACTTAATTGCAATTTATAACCCTGGTACAACTGCAACTATGATTGATGGTGCATTCTTCCAAGATGAAGTTGAAGAACGCAAAATCATGGCTGTACCAATGGTATTCCAAGACAATGAACACATTGGTCAAGGTCGTATGACTTTGGAAGAGATTGTTGCAAAATTAGATACTAATTCTGCTGCTAAAGATGCTGAAAAGTTAAATGCAAAAGAAGCATTTGATGTACTTGTGATTGGTGGTGGACCTGCAGGGAATACTTCTGCAATCTATGCTGCACGTAAAGGTATCCGTACAGGTATCGTTGCTGAGCGCATGGGTGGTCAAGTTATGGATACTATGGATATCGAAAACTTCACATCGGTGCAGAAGACTCAAGGTCCTAAATTTGCTGCTGAAATGGAAGCACACGTACGTGAATACGGCGTAGATATCATGAACTTACAACGTGTATCTGATATTAAGGGTGCAGATCAAACAGCAAATGGTTTGGTAGAAGTAACTTTAGAAAATGGTGCGAAACTAGAATCTAAGACAGTTATTCTTTCAACTGGTGCTCGTTGGAGAGAAATGAATGTTCCTGGTGAGCAAGAATACCGTACACGTGGTGTTGCATACTGCCCACACTGTGATGGTCCATTGTTCAAAGGTAAACGTGTTGCTGTAATTGGTGGTGGTAACTCTGGTGTTGAAGCTGCAATTGACCTTGCTGGTATTGTTGAGCATGTAACATTGGTTGAGTTTGATACTAAATTACGTGCTGACCAAGTTCTTCAAGATAAATTGAATAGCTTACCAAACACAACTGTAATCAAAAATGCATTATCTACAGAAGTGGTTGGTGATGGTTCACAAGTAACAGCACTTAAATATAAAGATCGTGCAACTGATGAAATTAAATCAATTGAACTTGCTGGTATCTTTGTCCAAATTGGTTTGTTACCAAACACTGATTTCTTAAAAGAAACAGCAGTTGAGCTTTCAAACCGTGGTGAGATTGTAATCAATGAACGTAATGAAACAAATGTAAAAGGTGTATTTGCAGCAGGTGACTGTACAACAGTTCCTTATAAACAAATCATCATTGCAACAGGTGAAGGCGCTAAAGCATCACTTTCAGCATTTGATTACATTATCCGTTCAGGTCAATAA
- the lipA gene encoding lipoyl synthase, translated as MSENRKPEQGVKLRGAEKVARIPVKVVPTVETPRKPDWIRVKMSAPEEVQRIKTTLRAQKLHTVCEEAACPNLPECFGGGTATFMIMGDICTRRCPFCDVAHGRPNALDPDEPRHMAETIANLNLKYAVITSVDRDDLADGGAQHFVDCIKEARELSPKTLLEILVPDFRGRMDIALRIMTECPPDVFNHNIETVPRLYKAMRPGSDYQHSLNLLKMFKEYCPDVPTKCGLMVGIGETEEEVISLLDDLHAHGVDYVTIGQYLQPSKEHAPIDRFVSPEEFERYTAHGQKLGFRNIWAAPMVRSSYFADRQYYGEPVPAVRRKTDPAKKIAVQTIEA; from the coding sequence ATGTCAGAAAACCGTAAACCTGAACAGGGCGTTAAACTTCGTGGCGCAGAAAAAGTCGCTCGTATTCCTGTAAAAGTTGTTCCTACGGTTGAAACACCACGCAAGCCAGATTGGATTCGCGTGAAAATGTCTGCACCGGAAGAAGTGCAACGTATTAAAACAACCCTACGTGCACAAAAACTTCATACTGTTTGTGAAGAAGCAGCTTGTCCTAACCTCCCAGAATGCTTTGGTGGTGGTACAGCAACCTTCATGATTATGGGTGATATCTGTACACGCCGTTGTCCTTTCTGTGATGTTGCACATGGTCGTCCAAATGCATTAGATCCAGATGAACCTCGCCATATGGCTGAAACCATTGCAAATCTAAACTTAAAGTATGCAGTAATCACTTCTGTTGACCGTGATGATTTAGCAGATGGTGGTGCACAGCATTTTGTTGACTGCATTAAAGAAGCACGTGAACTCAGCCCTAAAACATTATTAGAAATTTTAGTGCCTGACTTCCGTGGTCGTATGGATATCGCACTTCGTATTATGACTGAATGCCCTCCAGATGTATTCAACCATAATATTGAAACAGTGCCACGTTTATACAAAGCAATGCGTCCAGGTTCTGATTACCAACACTCTTTAAACTTGTTAAAAATGTTTAAAGAATACTGCCCAGATGTGCCAACAAAATGTGGCTTAATGGTTGGTATTGGTGAAACTGAAGAAGAAGTGATTTCATTACTTGATGATCTGCATGCACATGGTGTTGACTATGTAACGATTGGTCAATACTTACAACCTTCTAAAGAACATGCACCAATTGACCGCTTTGTATCTCCTGAAGAATTTGAGCGTTATACAGCACATGGTCAAAAGCTTGGTTTCCGTAACATTTGGGCTGCACCAATGGTACGTTCAAGTTACTTTGCTGATCGTCAATACTATGGTGAACCTGTACCAGCAGTACGCCGTAAAACTGATCCGGCTAAAAAAATTGCGGTTCAAACGATTGAAGCTTAA
- the sthA gene encoding Si-specific NAD(P)(+) transhydrogenase, whose translation MPRKKEVVGGAFVKYDAVVLGSGPAGEGAAMKLAKSGKRVAIVDMREQLGGNCTHVGTIPSKALRQTVSSIIRYQRDPMFQKVGEWKHFTMKQVLRNAHKVIQQQVDTHSRFYDRNKIDIYHGRAYIQDKNTVLVFSPDGIKETLIFKQLVIATGSRPYRPEILDFNHPRVFDSDKILDLDFTIRKIIIYGAGVIGCEYASIFIGLDHKVDLINTQPKLLSYLDDEISDALSYHLREQGVLIRHNEQIDHLETFDDHVVLHLQSGKKIKADAILWCNGRSGNTDGLGLENVGLKPNSRGQLAVNDQYQTEIDNIYAAGDVIGWPSLASAAYDQGRCAGANMSGEVDVAPVTDIPTGIYTIPEISSIGKTEQQLTEEKIPYEVGQSSFRYLARAQITGDTVGELKILFHRETLEILGVHCFGNNASEIIHIGQAVMNSPNNTIKYFVETTFNYPTMAEAYRVATLNGMNRLF comes from the coding sequence ATGCCACGTAAAAAAGAGGTCGTTGGTGGAGCGTTCGTAAAATACGATGCGGTAGTTCTTGGTTCTGGTCCTGCGGGTGAAGGTGCAGCAATGAAACTTGCCAAATCAGGTAAGCGAGTTGCAATTGTTGATATGCGAGAGCAGTTGGGTGGTAACTGTACACATGTAGGTACAATTCCAAGTAAAGCTTTACGTCAAACTGTTTCAAGTATTATTCGCTATCAACGTGATCCAATGTTCCAGAAAGTGGGAGAATGGAAGCACTTTACAATGAAACAAGTGTTGCGTAATGCGCACAAAGTGATTCAGCAACAAGTCGATACGCATTCACGATTCTATGATCGTAATAAGATTGATATCTATCATGGTCGTGCATACATTCAAGACAAAAATACAGTTCTCGTTTTTAGTCCAGATGGAATTAAAGAAACTTTAATCTTTAAGCAACTTGTTATTGCAACAGGTTCACGTCCTTATCGTCCTGAAATTTTAGATTTTAATCATCCACGCGTATTTGATTCAGATAAAATTTTAGATCTAGATTTCACAATCCGTAAAATTATTATTTACGGTGCAGGTGTAATTGGATGTGAATATGCATCTATCTTTATTGGTCTAGATCATAAAGTTGATTTAATTAATACTCAGCCTAAATTACTGAGCTATTTAGATGATGAAATTTCTGATGCATTGTCTTATCACTTACGTGAACAGGGTGTATTAATTCGCCATAATGAACAAATTGATCATTTAGAGACTTTTGATGATCATGTTGTTCTACATTTGCAAAGTGGTAAGAAAATTAAAGCAGATGCGATTCTTTGGTGTAATGGCCGTTCAGGCAACACAGATGGTCTAGGTCTTGAAAATGTAGGCTTAAAACCAAATAGTCGTGGGCAATTGGCTGTAAATGATCAATATCAAACAGAAATAGACAATATCTATGCTGCTGGTGATGTAATTGGTTGGCCATCGCTTGCTTCTGCTGCATATGACCAAGGCCGTTGTGCAGGTGCAAATATGAGTGGTGAAGTAGATGTTGCACCAGTAACAGATATTCCTACTGGTATTTATACCATTCCAGAAATTTCTTCAATTGGTAAAACTGAACAGCAATTAACGGAAGAAAAAATTCCGTATGAAGTTGGTCAGTCATCTTTCCGTTATTTAGCGCGTGCGCAAATTACGGGTGATACAGTGGGTGAATTAAAAATTTTATTCCATCGTGAAACCTTAGAAATTTTAGGCGTTCATTGTTTTGGTAATAATGCTTCAGAAATTATCCATATTGGTCAGGCTGTTATGAATAGCCCGAACAATACAATTAAGTATTTTGTTGAAACAACATTTAACTATCCAACGATGGCGGAAGCTTATCGTGTAGCGACTTTAAATGGCATGAACCGTTTATTCTAA
- a CDS encoding MFS transporter, with amino-acid sequence MSEEKFSKPLIYMLIGSAVILALSLGVRHAFGLYLVPMSHEFGWGHNVFSLAIAMQNLIWGTVQPITGAFADKYGSKIVVATGGVLYCLGLILMAMSSTGLLLNLSAGLILGLALSATSFPVLLSAVGRAAHPSKRSMAMGIASAAGSFGQFIMLPTTLLLLQNVGWKGALIVSAILIALLVPLAWTLKAPMYVESQASTQQKQNLTFRQILMIAKKHKPFWFLSLGFFVCGFQVVFIGIHLPGYLIDHGFNATTGTIFLALVGLFNIIGTYGAGWLGGKYSKPHLLMGLYGLRGIAIIAFLLFPLTTFSVYAFGIVMGLLWLSTVPLTNGIVANMFGVKYLTMLSGIVFFTHQIGSFLGGWLGGLNHDITGNYDAVWMISIALSLLGVLVHFFVNEKAVVHD; translated from the coding sequence ATGTCCGAAGAAAAATTCTCTAAACCGCTTATTTATATGCTTATTGGAAGTGCAGTGATATTGGCACTTTCTTTAGGTGTTCGTCATGCATTTGGTCTTTATTTAGTACCTATGAGTCACGAATTTGGCTGGGGACATAATGTTTTTAGCCTAGCCATTGCAATGCAAAATTTAATTTGGGGTACTGTTCAGCCAATTACAGGTGCATTTGCTGATAAATATGGCAGTAAAATTGTCGTTGCAACAGGTGGAGTTTTATATTGCTTAGGTTTAATACTAATGGCAATGAGCTCCACAGGATTACTTCTTAATTTAAGTGCAGGTTTAATTTTAGGTCTTGCCTTATCTGCCACATCATTTCCCGTATTACTATCTGCTGTTGGTCGTGCTGCTCACCCATCCAAACGAAGCATGGCAATGGGAATTGCGAGTGCAGCAGGATCATTTGGTCAGTTTATTATGCTGCCAACTACTCTTCTACTTTTACAAAATGTAGGTTGGAAAGGTGCACTTATTGTCAGTGCTATTTTAATTGCTTTACTCGTTCCACTCGCCTGGACACTTAAAGCACCTATGTATGTTGAATCTCAAGCATCCACACAGCAAAAACAAAATCTCACGTTTAGACAAATTTTAATGATTGCCAAAAAGCATAAACCTTTTTGGTTTTTATCATTGGGCTTTTTTGTTTGTGGTTTCCAAGTTGTATTTATCGGTATACATTTACCAGGCTATTTAATTGATCATGGCTTTAATGCAACGACAGGTACAATCTTTTTAGCACTCGTTGGTTTATTTAATATTATTGGCACATATGGTGCAGGATGGTTAGGTGGAAAATACTCCAAGCCTCATTTACTCATGGGCTTATATGGCTTACGTGGTATCGCTATTATTGCCTTTTTATTATTTCCACTGACCACTTTCAGTGTTTATGCTTTTGGCATTGTAATGGGATTACTTTGGTTATCTACCGTACCATTAACAAATGGCATTGTCGCCAATATGTTCGGGGTTAAATATCTCACAATGCTCAGTGGTATTGTTTTCTTTACACACCAAATCGGTTCATTCCTAGGTGGATGGCTTGGTGGTCTCAACCATGATATAACAGGTAATTATGATGCAGTTTGGATGATTTCCATTGCTCTTAGCCTATTAGGTGTTCTTGTTCACTTCTTTGTCAATGAAAAGGCAGTGGTTCATGACTAA
- a CDS encoding OmpW/AlkL family protein: MKKLIVPITSLMLGLPTLSYADSNYFSVEDDNFKRFSISAGWLHGSPHGKPNPVQMSTAATGTNYKNNNIKTNTIPNYIAKTKEGDVARQRYKKLIDETKQPNAFYTFPNNVLTSDISGITQINSLENWTNPNSGFKAKDFDALGVMLNYHLTENISVALRLNSPSQVKLEGVGQINMPIEGFSLLQGKSKNPRNAFFVNSDINAVRSMPLNGRIPVSNLEKHQTAANMRAWLPAIEMQYQFGKAGVNKFRPYVGAGIMLSHFSGVKLDKGVEKDFIKVGHVVKNLMDQKAGAALEGATSSADPRVSMDTNSKLAPMLTLGATYDFDQNWFAVASVSYAKFNNTAEITIRDEKTFKVLGTAKTKIKMDPFMTYVGVGYRF; encoded by the coding sequence ATGAAAAAATTGATCGTACCCATCACTAGTTTAATGTTAGGACTACCTACTTTAAGTTATGCAGATTCAAATTATTTTTCAGTAGAAGATGACAACTTTAAACGCTTTTCTATCTCAGCAGGTTGGTTACATGGAAGTCCTCATGGCAAACCAAATCCTGTCCAAATGTCTACAGCTGCAACAGGAACTAATTATAAAAATAATAATATTAAAACCAATACGATTCCAAATTATATTGCCAAAACAAAAGAAGGAGACGTAGCACGTCAGCGTTATAAAAAATTAATAGATGAAACAAAGCAACCTAATGCTTTTTATACTTTTCCGAATAATGTCCTAACATCTGATATTAGTGGCATTACACAAATCAATAGTTTAGAAAATTGGACGAATCCTAATTCTGGTTTTAAGGCAAAAGATTTTGATGCTTTAGGCGTAATGTTAAATTATCATTTAACAGAAAATATTTCGGTTGCCTTACGACTTAACTCGCCATCTCAAGTAAAACTTGAAGGTGTTGGGCAAATAAACATGCCAATAGAAGGCTTTTCCTTACTTCAGGGAAAATCAAAAAATCCTAGAAATGCATTTTTTGTAAACAGTGACATAAATGCTGTACGTAGTATGCCTTTAAATGGTCGTATACCTGTTTCTAATTTAGAAAAACACCAAACAGCTGCCAATATGCGAGCTTGGTTACCTGCAATTGAAATGCAATATCAGTTTGGTAAAGCAGGTGTTAATAAATTTAGACCCTATGTTGGTGCTGGCATTATGCTCTCACACTTTAGTGGTGTAAAACTAGATAAAGGTGTCGAGAAAGATTTTATTAAAGTTGGTCATGTTGTAAAAAATTTAATGGATCAAAAAGCAGGTGCTGCATTAGAAGGTGCAACATCATCAGCAGATCCAAGAGTAAGTATGGATACCAATAGTAAACTTGCTCCTATGCTAACACTAGGTGCAACATATGATTTTGATCAGAATTGGTTTGCTGTTGCATCTGTATCTTATGCAAAATTTAATAATACAGCTGAAATTACTATTCGCGATGAAAAAACCTTTAAAGTACTAGGAACAGCCAAAACCAAAATTAAAATGGACCCATTTATGACTTATGTTGGCGTAGGTTATCGTTTCTAA
- a CDS encoding OmpW/AlkL family protein yields MKKSPLYLSVAFFCFPIICHAESSFFNDLFSEGDGFKRFSVSAGWLYSNPTGKANPVQVNTAVKKGKYEIGPIKIDTVRNSIAKTPEGETARKGFEALISQGKRQGAFADNIIPQTVSGYTQIDSLEAWSNPNTGLKAQSVNTVGLLMNYHITDNWSIQFKGGIPPKVDIAGIGQINAPIKGLALPEGRTSRSIANEEINSAGPLPIDTTIPITNLQQSKIAATARAWLPATEIQYQFGKSGVNKFRPYIGVGIVYAHFTHVKLNKGIERDLIAAGHNISNTLNNRAGAAMEKQKSSADPVVKVKATDAFAPVITLGATYDFNDKWYAVASVSYSKMSNKSIITLTDRKTGKELQKSTTKINIDPLITYMGIGYRF; encoded by the coding sequence ATGAAAAAATCACCATTATACTTATCTGTCGCTTTTTTTTGTTTCCCTATTATTTGCCACGCAGAATCATCATTCTTTAATGATTTATTTAGCGAAGGTGATGGATTTAAACGCTTTTCTGTTTCTGCTGGATGGCTTTATTCAAATCCAACAGGCAAAGCCAATCCAGTTCAAGTAAATACAGCTGTTAAGAAGGGTAAATATGAAATAGGTCCCATCAAAATTGATACTGTAAGAAATAGTATTGCAAAAACCCCTGAAGGTGAAACTGCTAGAAAAGGTTTCGAAGCACTAATTTCTCAAGGGAAACGTCAAGGTGCATTCGCTGATAATATCATTCCACAAACTGTAAGTGGTTATACGCAAATTGATAGTTTAGAGGCATGGTCTAATCCCAATACAGGATTAAAAGCTCAAAGTGTTAATACTGTTGGCTTACTCATGAATTACCATATTACAGATAATTGGTCTATTCAATTCAAAGGGGGTATCCCACCAAAAGTAGATATTGCGGGGATAGGACAAATTAATGCTCCAATTAAAGGTCTAGCTCTACCAGAAGGGAGAACAAGCAGATCTATTGCAAATGAAGAAATTAATAGCGCTGGACCTCTTCCTATAGATACCACTATACCTATTACCAACTTACAACAAAGTAAAATTGCAGCTACTGCACGAGCATGGTTACCCGCTACTGAAATTCAATATCAATTTGGAAAATCTGGTGTGAATAAATTTAGACCTTATATTGGTGTTGGTATCGTTTATGCACATTTTACACATGTCAAACTTAACAAAGGGATTGAAAGAGACCTTATTGCTGCTGGGCACAATATTAGCAACACATTGAATAATCGTGCAGGTGCAGCTATGGAAAAGCAAAAATCATCTGCAGATCCTGTTGTAAAAGTCAAAGCGACTGATGCATTCGCACCTGTAATTACACTTGGTGCAACTTATGATTTTAATGATAAGTGGTACGCTGTTGCTTCTGTTTCTTATTCAAAAATGAGTAATAAATCCATCATTACTCTTACAGATAGAAAAACAGGCAAAGAATTACAAAAATCTACCACCAAAATTAATATTGATCCTTTAATCACTTACATGGGTATTGGTTATCGTTTCTAA